A region of Beijerinckia sp. 28-YEA-48 DNA encodes the following proteins:
- a CDS encoding WecB/TagA/CpsF family glycosyltransferase, giving the protein MRTTVLNCPVDILTLDETINAATTAMRERQPVQHVALNVAKLVSARSNEELDRDVRQADIIGIDGAGIALALKLAGHGNVPRVTGVDLFDHLMTACAAQGFRPYLLGATEEVLSEACRRIEARHPTLQIAGRQNGYFKGREREIVDAIKAAKPDCLFLAMPTPMKERFMAAYRTEMNVPFVMGIGGTLDVAAGLVQRAPIAWQKSGFEWLYRLLQEPRRMWKRYLTTNTIFAGLLVKDMIARTLARSRSNLPNVGGKPAPRG; this is encoded by the coding sequence ATGCGCACGACGGTTCTGAACTGCCCGGTCGATATCCTGACCCTTGACGAGACGATCAACGCGGCGACCACCGCCATGCGCGAGCGCCAGCCTGTGCAACATGTGGCGCTGAACGTCGCCAAACTCGTGTCGGCACGCTCCAACGAAGAGCTCGACCGCGACGTGCGCCAAGCCGACATCATCGGCATCGATGGCGCCGGCATCGCGCTGGCGCTCAAACTCGCCGGTCACGGCAATGTCCCGCGCGTCACCGGCGTCGACCTTTTCGATCACCTGATGACCGCCTGCGCCGCCCAGGGCTTTCGCCCCTATCTGCTCGGCGCCACCGAAGAAGTGCTGTCGGAAGCCTGCCGCCGGATCGAAGCGCGCCATCCGACCCTCCAGATCGCTGGCCGTCAAAATGGCTACTTCAAGGGCCGTGAGCGCGAAATCGTCGATGCAATCAAGGCCGCCAAGCCCGACTGCCTGTTCCTGGCCATGCCGACCCCGATGAAAGAACGGTTCATGGCCGCCTACCGCACCGAAATGAACGTGCCCTTCGTGATGGGCATTGGTGGGACTCTGGATGTCGCCGCCGGGCTCGTGCAGCGCGCGCCCATCGCTTGGCAGAAATCCGGCTTCGAATGGCTCTATCGGCTCTTGCAAGAGCCCCGGCGTATGTGGAAACGTTACCTAACGACCAATACTATCTTCGCGGGCCTGTTGGTGAAGGATATGATAGCGCGCACGCTGGCACGCTCCCGTTCCAACCTGCCGAATGTAGGAGGCAAGCCCGCTCCGCGTGGCTGA
- a CDS encoding class I SAM-dependent methyltransferase translates to MSASPADINAISPDEWERIEREEHDRVYDGMMPFGQRSRRIDPAHVLKWEDYCFKPGARPDRGHRTRRVFELMDVDNLKGEKVLDVGSGIGQYGVFFALKGADVRGFDLSPVGVEAGNALARENGVADTCRFEVANATAMPYADEEFDIILFHEVLHHAIKYPGVREETLRVLKPGGQVIISETLRGNAVLDMMRKVSMRGEEAKGDVILEPADIADFSKGFRSYRLEQMSLLFMGKRIVQAHTGNPVVRAGLRALKGADDVLLGAFPSLRRYCGECVAVMEK, encoded by the coding sequence ATGAGTGCCAGTCCTGCTGATATCAATGCGATTTCCCCCGATGAATGGGAGCGCATCGAGCGCGAGGAACATGACCGTGTCTATGACGGTATGATGCCCTTCGGCCAGCGCTCGCGCCGGATCGATCCTGCTCATGTACTGAAATGGGAAGACTACTGTTTCAAACCGGGAGCCCGTCCCGATCGCGGTCACCGCACGCGGCGGGTTTTCGAGTTGATGGATGTCGACAATCTCAAGGGCGAGAAGGTTCTCGATGTCGGCAGTGGCATCGGTCAGTATGGTGTTTTTTTCGCGCTGAAAGGCGCTGACGTGCGCGGCTTCGACTTGTCGCCGGTCGGCGTCGAGGCTGGCAATGCACTGGCGCGTGAGAATGGCGTCGCCGACACCTGCCGGTTCGAGGTCGCCAATGCGACAGCCATGCCCTATGCGGATGAGGAATTCGACATCATCCTCTTCCACGAAGTCCTGCATCACGCCATCAAATACCCGGGTGTGCGTGAGGAAACGCTGCGCGTGCTGAAGCCCGGCGGTCAAGTGATCATCAGCGAAACCCTGCGCGGCAATGCCGTTCTCGATATGATGCGCAAGGTCAGCATGCGTGGTGAAGAAGCCAAGGGCGACGTCATTCTCGAGCCCGCCGATATCGCCGATTTCAGCAAAGGTTTTCGCTCCTATCGGCTCGAACAGATGTCGCTCTTGTTCATGGGCAAGCGGATCGTCCAAGCCCATACCGGCAATCCGGTGGTACGCGCCGGCTTGCGCGCACTCAAAGGCGCTGACGATGTCCTGCTCGGCGCGTTCCCCAGCCTGCGCCGCTATTGCGGCGAATGCGTCGCGGTTATGGAAAAATAG
- the asnB gene encoding asparagine synthase (glutamine-hydrolyzing) — MCGIAGLALRKPDPVLRDKFVRLSLNHLALRGPDAHGHETYRPLPGVEVDLIHTRLSIIDLAGGAQPMADTKGAIVFNGEIYNFREQRDPAFSYCTTSDTEVLLQAMGTGGLPALNRMEGMFAFGYLDEARKRLVIARDEFGIKPVYFYKDDERFAFASTLPPLMALSKKEINPDSLVEYYTSRGMRSSHTIFKDVVEVAPGYAFVLDLETWTLESLKWAEPRRFDPVRGTEAELLDQLEQILDASVKRHLISDVPVAALLSGGIDSSLMTAFAARHTNHLAAFTIGFRDKTYDESQHAAAVAQRYGLRHHVMYCEDDEFIGLIADWPLIMDDAVANPSTVLLYALSRFAREAGYKVLLAGEGADEFFGGYHQQWRFAMARKLNPAARHFSAIAHGLERFAPHRTRLVHAARLATGDCTFHGTSMIVEPWLAPELFAVPVGEAPFAKSLSKALLLDQEYRLPDDMLTAADRATMHASVEARVPFVTRSVANFAAGLEDHHLINGFSQKVILKKLARRHIPASCIDRRKVGFDLPLSRWFRTSLKERLMDSLASTWQRDYFRPGALDKMVDWHLSGRANIPDKLWAFYLLEHNVRALRAIA; from the coding sequence ATGTGTGGAATTGCGGGATTGGCGCTGCGCAAACCTGATCCGGTCTTGCGCGACAAATTCGTCCGCCTGTCCCTCAACCATCTGGCCTTGCGCGGTCCCGATGCCCATGGCCACGAGACCTATCGCCCGCTGCCCGGCGTCGAGGTCGATCTGATCCACACCCGGCTGTCGATCATCGACCTTGCCGGCGGCGCGCAGCCGATGGCTGACACCAAAGGCGCGATCGTCTTCAACGGCGAGATCTACAATTTCCGCGAACAGCGCGACCCCGCCTTTAGCTACTGCACAACCTCGGATACGGAAGTCCTGCTGCAGGCCATGGGCACCGGCGGTCTGCCGGCGCTCAACCGCATGGAAGGCATGTTCGCCTTCGGCTATCTCGACGAGGCCCGCAAGCGCCTGGTCATCGCCCGCGACGAGTTCGGTATCAAACCGGTCTATTTCTATAAGGACGACGAGCGTTTCGCCTTCGCTTCGACCCTGCCGCCACTGATGGCGCTGTCGAAGAAGGAGATCAACCCTGACTCGCTCGTCGAATATTACACCTCGCGCGGCATGCGCTCCTCACACACCATCTTCAAGGATGTGGTCGAGGTCGCCCCCGGCTATGCTTTCGTGCTCGATCTCGAAACCTGGACCCTGGAAAGCCTGAAATGGGCGGAGCCGCGCCGCTTCGATCCGGTGCGTGGAACCGAAGCCGAACTGCTCGATCAGCTTGAACAGATTCTCGATGCCTCGGTAAAGCGCCATCTGATCTCCGATGTGCCGGTCGCAGCTCTCCTTTCCGGCGGCATCGATTCCAGCCTGATGACGGCCTTCGCCGCGCGCCACACCAATCATCTCGCCGCCTTCACCATCGGCTTCCGCGACAAGACTTATGACGAGAGCCAGCATGCCGCCGCCGTGGCGCAACGCTACGGCCTGCGCCACCACGTCATGTATTGCGAGGACGATGAGTTCATCGGCCTGATCGCCGACTGGCCGTTGATCATGGATGATGCGGTGGCCAATCCCTCCACCGTCCTGCTCTACGCCTTGTCGCGTTTCGCCCGCGAAGCTGGCTACAAAGTCTTGCTGGCCGGCGAAGGCGCCGATGAGTTTTTCGGCGGCTATCACCAGCAGTGGCGCTTCGCCATGGCACGCAAGCTCAATCCAGCGGCGCGCCACTTTTCCGCCATCGCCCACGGCCTGGAAAGATTCGCGCCCCACCGCACCCGTCTCGTCCATGCGGCGCGGCTCGCCACCGGCGACTGCACCTTCCATGGCACCAGCATGATCGTCGAACCCTGGCTCGCGCCGGAGCTGTTCGCGGTGCCAGTGGGTGAAGCACCCTTCGCCAAATCCTTGAGTAAAGCCCTGCTGCTCGACCAGGAGTATCGCCTGCCCGACGACATGCTGACGGCGGCCGATCGCGCCACCATGCATGCCTCCGTCGAAGCGCGCGTGCCCTTCGTCACCCGCTCGGTCGCCAATTTCGCCGCCGGCCTCGAAGATCACCACCTAATCAACGGCTTCTCGCAGAAGGTAATCCTGAAAAAACTGGCCCGCCGACACATTCCGGCCTCCTGCATCGACCGGCGCAAAGTCGGCTTCGATCTGCCGCTGTCACGCTGGTTCCGCACCTCGTTGAAGGAGCGGCTGATGGATTCCCTCGCCAGCACTTGGCAGCGCGACTATTTCCGCCCCGGCGCCCTCGACAAGATGGTGGATTGGCATCTCAGCGGCCGCGCCAATATTCCCGACAAATTGTGGGCGTTCTATCTACTCGAGCATAATGTTCGAGCCCTCCGGGCGATCGCGTGA
- a CDS encoding alginate lyase family protein → MWDRLRWYGARLSTMSVPEIGHRVLELGRKSRFRAEKRGWDAIAAGSDAPFAVLSELQTRLRQVPASCGVGFDPALALGRRWPASHFDGARPRDSLWRFDPISERAWPGAEQAGFDIDVRSTNATPDDRLRTGDVKFVWEPARLQALQWLAVRAAQGDRAAFEDGMAWVQSWMSANPPWRGVHWTSGIEIALRIVSVVLLIAGDGTAAAEAPHRSTLLRFLKAHAIWLVRFPSLHSSANNHRVAEGLGLFLAGMVLPASQEATAYAREGRHILEVEASQQILPDGVGAEQSPTYQGFTMEMLALGQLVARALGVPLAAVVDERLRRGAAFLAALQDDAGRVPAIGDDDEGRVVASSGVAEPLYVASIIHAVAGLLGEPSQSCVAPGYLREALFGALDVVASAPRRSFKDFAAGGYVVVRDEAANHRYHLIFDRGPLGYLSLAAHGHADALAIWLNVDGQPLFIDAGTWLYHSGRETRRELRRSQAHNTVSVQGGSQSEPSSAFSWKNAAKAEALFTSPQAWSVEGAHDGYLRALGVRHARRITRAADGFVIQDRLIGAKSALPCTWNFLLAEEVEAEIVGDKILLSQAGRFLASIAVPAALTASVERGRYAPQFGMLRDTWRIALAGDIGEEGCMIAVSFVATTENS, encoded by the coding sequence ATGTGGGATCGATTGCGTTGGTATGGCGCGCGGCTTTCGACGATGAGCGTGCCGGAAATTGGCCATCGCGTTCTTGAACTGGGCCGTAAATCCCGGTTTCGTGCCGAAAAGCGCGGCTGGGATGCTATTGCTGCCGGCTCCGACGCGCCGTTTGCCGTGCTGAGCGAGCTGCAAACGCGGCTGCGTCAGGTGCCGGCGTCCTGTGGCGTGGGCTTCGATCCGGCGTTGGCCTTGGGCCGGCGCTGGCCAGCCTCTCATTTCGATGGCGCGCGACCGCGCGACAGCCTGTGGCGTTTCGATCCCATATCGGAACGAGCTTGGCCCGGCGCGGAGCAGGCGGGTTTTGACATTGATGTTCGCTCCACCAACGCCACGCCGGATGATCGGCTTCGCACCGGCGACGTTAAATTCGTCTGGGAGCCGGCGCGACTCCAGGCCTTGCAGTGGCTGGCGGTGCGTGCGGCGCAGGGAGATCGCGCGGCTTTCGAAGATGGCATGGCCTGGGTGCAATCGTGGATGTCGGCCAATCCGCCGTGGCGGGGCGTGCACTGGACCTCGGGCATCGAGATCGCGCTGCGTATTGTTTCCGTCGTCTTGCTGATTGCGGGCGACGGCACGGCGGCTGCAGAGGCACCGCATCGCTCAACCTTGCTGCGCTTTCTCAAGGCGCATGCCATTTGGCTGGTTCGCTTTCCTTCCCTCCATTCCTCGGCCAACAACCACCGGGTCGCCGAAGGGCTCGGCCTGTTTTTGGCCGGCATGGTTCTGCCTGCCTCGCAGGAGGCCACGGCCTATGCGCGGGAAGGGCGGCATATTCTAGAGGTTGAGGCGTCCCAGCAGATTCTGCCTGATGGCGTTGGCGCCGAACAATCGCCGACCTATCAGGGCTTCACCATGGAGATGCTGGCTTTGGGCCAGCTTGTGGCGCGTGCGCTCGGCGTGCCGCTGGCAGCGGTTGTCGACGAGCGGTTGCGTCGGGGGGCTGCCTTCCTGGCTGCTTTGCAAGACGACGCGGGGCGGGTGCCGGCGATTGGTGACGATGATGAAGGCCGGGTCGTCGCCAGTTCGGGTGTCGCCGAGCCGCTTTACGTCGCCTCGATTATCCATGCGGTCGCGGGTCTTCTGGGTGAACCGAGCCAGTCCTGCGTTGCGCCTGGCTATCTGCGCGAGGCTTTGTTCGGCGCTCTTGATGTGGTCGCGTCCGCGCCGCGCCGGTCGTTCAAGGATTTTGCGGCAGGTGGTTACGTCGTCGTTCGCGACGAGGCGGCGAACCATCGCTATCATTTGATCTTCGATCGCGGGCCGCTGGGCTATCTGTCGCTTGCCGCCCATGGACATGCCGATGCGCTGGCGATCTGGCTAAATGTCGATGGCCAGCCGCTATTCATCGACGCCGGCACCTGGCTTTATCATTCCGGCCGAGAAACGCGGCGTGAGCTGCGCCGTTCGCAAGCGCATAATACTGTGTCAGTGCAAGGCGGATCGCAAAGCGAGCCGTCGAGCGCGTTTTCGTGGAAGAACGCCGCCAAGGCCGAAGCCTTGTTCACCTCGCCGCAAGCTTGGTCGGTGGAAGGGGCGCATGATGGCTATCTGCGTGCCCTCGGTGTGCGCCATGCGCGGCGGATCACGCGTGCCGCCGATGGCTTCGTCATTCAGGATCGTTTGATCGGTGCGAAGAGCGCTCTTCCCTGCACTTGGAACTTCCTTCTCGCGGAAGAGGTTGAGGCTGAAATCGTTGGCGATAAAATCCTGCTGTCGCAGGCGGGGCGTTTTCTCGCTTCGATCGCTGTGCCGGCCGCGTTAACCGCGTCTGTTGAACGCGGGCGTTATGCGCCGCAATTTGGCATGTTGCGCGATACCTGGCGTATTGCGCTC